The Bacteroides sp. AN502(2024) DNA segment TCTGGTCATTGACGGAGGTATCGGAGGTATAGAACCTTCCACCGTAGTGAAATGTACCGAAGGTGAACTGGAGATCATCCGGCAAGGGAAAGGCTGGCTGGAAGAAAGTTAATCTCACAGGCAGTTCTCTCTATGATACCCAATGAGGGTGTGTCATAATTCCCTTTTTGACACACCCTCATTAGGAATATTCAGTAAATGTTCCCCCCAAATACCATGGCATATGAAGATGATAGAGTATAATCACTTCATATGCCATTATTATTGTCATTTTTCTGTATATTCTCATATACTCTTATCTGACAAGACATGAAGTTCCGGAAGAAGTCTTCTGACCTCTTCTGATTCTTTCAGTAAACTCATATCATGCAGCTTTCCCCGTTCTGTTCCTGATCTTGTCAATCATCAGTATGGCATTTGCTGTATGTATTCCGAAGAAAATCCACAGGATTTCCGTCTTCTTGTTCCTTGCCTTTATCCTTGCGAGCGAGTAATGTTGCTTTTGAGTGCCGAAGCTTCCTTCAAGCCGTGTGGCCCTTTCTTTTGAGAGTTCGCTTCTAAGCACCTTCCTCAAAGGCTCATCTTTGCCCTCCCTTCCCTTGCGCACAAAGGATGTGGATATCCCATATTTAGTACAGAACTTTCTGTTGGCATTATTGGCATATATGGAATCGGCAGCCACACATCTTACCCTTACATTCATCAGCTTCTGCTGCATACGGATACAGTCCTTCAAGCGTATCCCCTCATTGAAAGCCTTGAACGAGAGGTGTTCGATGAACGATATGCCGTCTATCTGTATATTATTGACCTTTGCACCGAACTCGACGGACTTGGTTTCCTTGCCTCTGACGATGGGACGTACATAATGACGGTCGATGCTGATGATGCGGTCACTGACTTTTCGCCCTTCAAACATTTCCTTTTCCTGTACAAGCACCTTTCTGATGATGGAAAGACGCTTATGGTAATCCTGCGTATATCGGAGTAAAGCACCGTACTCGCTATGGAGCCCATCCCTTTGACTGAGGAGCTTTTCAAGAAGCTTGATCATACGGCGCTTAAGCATTCTTGTCCTTGAAGCTCTCCTCTTTCTTTTCTTGCAGTAGGACAGATAGGATTCCGCCACATTCCTGTATTTGTTGCGCGGACGCCTTATGCCCAGATCCCTGCAATGCCGGCATATATGACTGTAGAGCCATTCGATGCTTTCCCAAAGGAGTTTCATGTCCGTAGGAAAACGCATGTGGCTCTCATAGCATGTGGCATCGGTCATGCAGACGTGAAGGTTATCAAGATAAGGTTTCCAGTGTGAAGCCAGGATCTCCTGGAAGGAATCAATGTCAAGGCGGGATGCTATCTCATTACGGATGGCACTGACTATCTTGAAGTTGGTTATGGGAAGGGACGGGGGGATCATGATGCCACAGAACATCTGGTAGTGTATGTTCCCGTTCAGATGTTCCACCAGTTTCCTGTCGGAGAATCCGGTGTATGCCTTCAGGACCATAAGGGCGATCTTTGCGGAAGGACTGAATATGTTCCTGCGGCCCAAACGTTGTTCAGACAGGCCTGCGGCTTTTGCCATACGATCAAATGGAAAGACCGAATGAAGCCTGCCAAGCTCACTCTCATGAAAACTCTTGCGGCATTTTTCCAGAATATCAAATTCTGTAAAGCCCAAAGTTGGGTGGATTTCTGAAATTTTTTGTATCTTAGCCATATCTTAGTTGGGGAATTTCCCCCGTTTGGGCCGTCAAACCTTGTTTTCGGGGGAATACCTAAAGATACTAAAAAGCCAACTAATTCGCAATAATTTGTGTATGAATTAGTTGGCTCATTTTATAATATTTAATGAATGTCCCTAATTAAAACCAAGGATAGTTATTAAGAAGCTAAAGAAAATCCTCCTGCTCTACCATTCTGTATAAATAAGGTAAAGCAAGAGGATTTTGTCTAAAGAGGATAAGCAATGAATAAAACCGCTTTATCCTACTGAGCCATGCCAGATAGTGACCTCTTTATTTGTTTATTTATAGACAATAGTCGTTGCATCATTTTTAATCAGATTCGGAATATCCTGACCTTTTTTCAGATAAAGAGTTTTAACTTTGCCACTACGGTTAGCGTTTAAAGTCGTTAGCATCGGACATTCTGAGACATCAATCGAGGTCACATTATCATAACTTGCATACCATGAAATAAGACTTAAATCTAAAGATTCCAACTTACTGCTACTAAATTTAAGGCTTTCTACAGATAAATATCCATAAACTCCCCCTGCATTAAAACTGCGGATCGGATTGTCTCCTAAATTATATTCCTCACAATATCCCACGCTACTGACTGATAATGATTCTACTTTATGTAACCCCGAAATATCAAGCTTCTTCATATTTGTGCAATATCCTAAATTTAATGAAGTGAGATTCGGGAAGTTTTCTATTCCCGTCAGATCCGTGAGCTGACTGTAATATGAACTATTAGACAACGTAGTGGCGTTGCGTCCCGCTTCCAAAATAATGCATTGAGAACCTGCAATTGAAAGAGCCCAATTATTTTTTACCACAAGCTCTCTAAGTTTTTGGTCCGGAATATTTACTAATTCAGCGTCAGGATCCTTTTGTACTACAACAACCTCACTGATCAGCGTATTATCCGTATTAGTTATCCAGACAAGACCTCCACGTGTATCTGTAGCACCACTGAGAGTATAAGTCAAAGTTACCGTTGTCAGACCATCATCTCCTACTTGCGGTTGAGATACCGATTGTGCGGTCATCCATTCGTCTCCCTGCACAATGGAAGCCGTATATTCCACATTATATCTGACCTTAAATGAAATGGTACGCGCTGAAAGATCATACATCAGAACGTCCGTTTCCGGAATAATGGCTTCCGTTCTTTTTTGGTTTACACTGACGTTTACAGGATTCGTTACAAGCGGACTCGAAATAGTGATTGTAGCAGAACGTTCTTTATACGTTTCATTTTTTGCAGCTTTAAATGATAGGGTGACTTTACCTCCAAAATCACTGCGTCTATCAAATGCCAACCATTCTTCACCACCCTCGCTATAAGTGATGACAGGTTCGGCGACATTCGTATTGAGCCGAATTTGTATTGCATTTTCTTCTCTTGAGATCGACAAGTGATCATCAGAAAGTAAATCTATCATATAACCAGGCAAAACTTCCACCTGCAAAGGCGCTACAGCAGAACCTGTAAAGAATTTGAAAGTCGCCGTACGTTTCTCGTCCAGTGTATTAGGATCGATTGTAAAAGTGACTACGTCACCATCTTTTCCCGATGTAACCGACGGGTGTGCCCAATCGCATACGCCCGCCAATCTCCAATCTCCCGAGCTTGTCACTGTAACAGTAATGTCTCCTCCATTTTTATCAGCCTGAATAGTATAGGTAGATAATGAAATAGCAGTCTCACCGCCATCAATCGATTCATCATCATCGGAACAACCCCACAACAGGGTAGCAGCCAACAATGTTATCATTATATTTTTTAGAAAGTCCATCTTTTTTGTTTTTAAGGTGAAATATAAACTTCTGTTAGAGAGCCTTACGCTCTGTACTGTTTTTGCTGTAATAGTATCTCGGATAAACAAGCTCTTCGCCATACAATCCTCTGCATACGCTCCGGCAACGAGGCACCTGCGACCTATACAAAGAAGGATCAAGCGCAAAAAACATATAGTATCCATACCCGGCTTCTTTTTTAGAACGTGCCGTTAATTCACTTGAATTTCCGCTACCACGGCGAAGCTCAATCGACATACCGCCACATTGTTTCAGCGTCATCCCGAGACCAGGGCTTGCAGCCCCTCCATAATCAGCTACAGCGTAATCACAATATTGACCGGGATCGACACCGTCAATGACCTGAAGGCCATTTGAGTACATTGCTCCAAGATTGTAGAGCGAAACAATCTTTTCAGGCATCGCCACTTTGCACTCATACATCAACCTTGAACCTGCATAAGCGGAGTGACTAGCAAGCCATGGATTAGATAAATCCGGTGATTTTGAATATTCATCGTCAAAAGCAACACCATCCAGATTGTATGCACGACAATAAGCTGCCAATTCGCGAGCAAATTCTTTAGCTCCCATATCTGAAAGTTGGGCTACTCCCGTTTCATCATGGTTGCCTAAGACACTGATGATCACTTTCATACCAGCCTTACGAAGTGGTTGTAGATATTTGTCATTATTATCAAGCAAGAATTGGACATTCTCGTTGTTTGACAAATAAACACGCTTCTTCTCAGGATCCCAGTTAATGTTAGCTGCAAAAAGCACTATATGATCAAAGTAATACTTACCACTTTCTGTCAGAAACTCCAGAGCATTGAGCGGATTGGTATCATTAACTTCAAAGTAGAGTACCATCTGTACCGCATCTTCTCCTTTATTGGTGTTAGGCCTGTTACGGTAATCTTGCACAAGAAGTACCATGTGTTTGGATGATTCGGTAAATGTAACTCCTTCTGTTGTTGAGGTAACTGTCAAAGGAATGATATATGTTTCATCTTCTTTCATCCCTTCGAATGCGGTGAAAGTCACTTTTACACTCGGAGTATTTCTATCATCCGGCGCAAGCACAAAAGTACCATTGTTGGCTATTTTGACGTTGGTTGCGGGGAAAGCTTTGAAATCAGTCTCATGGGCAGCATTATAAGTAGACACATACGATTCATCAACAGCTATTTGAACATCTACTCCTTTTTGAGGAAGTTTGGATAGCCGAAAAACTACGTTCGTACTGTACTCATTGTGACGGAGCTCCACAACAGAACTGTTTTTATTCGTATTTTCATCCAGTAGCAAACCGTTTAACTGCGTGGATGTCAGATAAGGAGATTCATCAATCCTGCTCCCTACTACAATATCATCTTCACAAGAGGTAAAAATTGTCATGGCAAACATTGCCAATGGCAGAAAACTATGTTTGATATTATTTATCATATTCGAGATTTTATGAGTTTATTATTGAGGTAATGAGACAGACACCCAATTAGGTTCGTTTTCAATGGTCAAGTCATAGCCACTCGCACTATAATCTTTTGCTACAGTTCCCGAGCCTTCGTTGAACTTCCAATAAGCAATAAGTCCTTCTGAATCGGGTTCTACTGTATAGAAGTGATTGGTAGATTGGATTTCCTCAGCAGTAAGCACCCGGTTCCAAATTCTAGCTTCAGAAACAACTCCATCAAAGTAACGGTCGCTTGAGTAAGAGTAACCTACCCAGAAACAACGTGAACCATCTTCTTCATTCGTATGTTTAGCTCCCAAATTAACGGAAGTTTTAGATACAGAGTCTGAAAGTTTCTCTACTCCATTGACATACACCTTAATGACACCTCTGTTAAAGGTAACAGCCAGATGATACCATTTGTTACTTTCAAACTGTAGATCTGTACTTGTACAATTTCCGCCAGAGGTAGCCACCTGTAATTGGTTGGCTGGAACGCCGGCATCACCGATACGTAACAGGTAGTTTCCTTCAATACCCATTAGTGTATTTAATGTATTGGGGAACGAAGTAGCTTTGAACAAAATTTCCATTGTCTGCTCCGTCAAATGATTGAATTTAGAGTCATTATTAAAATCGGGATAAGCACGATTTCGATTAATATTGCATACTACATTAATGAGTGATGCTCCGCGGAATACATAATAATATGTTTTGGCACTTTGTAATACTCCAATTCCCTCCACGGATTTAATAGTTACGGGGAGTACATAAGTAGTCTTGAGGTCAAGCTCACCTGTATTGATGAATTCAATAAACACTTCAGGACTGACGATACTACCGGACTTTATGCTTGTAGTAGTTTCAGGCATGGAATAGTGTTCTTCAGGCAAAAGTATTGCACTTTCATCATAATATGCCATTTTATAAGTTGACAAAAGTTCAGGAGCCGGTGCCATAGTTACCATGATATCATGTTCCTCAGGTTTGGCTATAGCAACGGAAATGCCAGCTTCTACATTTGTATCACCAGCTTTAAACAGTATTTCTTTAGTAAAGTTGGATGCTGAAATAAAAAGCTTGTTATCATAGTGTTGCTCGTTTTCATCATAATTCCGGCAGCTACCGAGAAATACAGAGAAACCGGCAAGAGCAGTGATTATCAGATTGTTTAGTTTCATAAGATGTTTTTTATTTAACGGTTGGACTCAATATATTAATGGCTTCTTTTATATTCGGATAAATGTTGACAACATTAAAGTAGTCTTTTTCCGCTGCATCAATCGAGATTCCGGTTTTGGTATATTCAGAAGTCTTTGAGACAGCCCATTGAGCCGCTCCTATGATAGCAGATGAACCATCGCTTAGTTTCCCATTATAACTCCCTGAATTGGTAAGATAAGGAGTAGTCACCCCTATCACAAAGCGGTCGGTGGGTACATCCTTGGCAGATGCCATTAACACAAGATATGACATCTCATTTAGATTCTTGGCAGCATGTGCATTTACAATAATATACTTACAATCTGCAAATAACTTCTTGTCGATAACATTTTGCGGAGAACCTTTGAAAATAATTGTTTTATCCGTATTTGAAGCTTTCCAATTAGATACCACATCAAAAAATGCCGCTTGACGTGCTGTTTCAGCAGCTATTTCGTTTTCCTCAACCAGTGAATTAAGGTCAAAACCCGTATAGTTTGCTATAATTCCGTCTACACCCAAAGCACTGCTTGCTGCAACTTGTTTAGCCGCTTCATCCTTACAGTATTCGATAAAGCGTGTTGCATTATCAACAGGTTCTTCTTCTCCTTCATTCTCTGTTTCATCGGAAACAGTTTGTACATTGGCAGCTTCCTCATCAAGGATTCTTTTCCATGCACTTTCTATTTTATCGAAATCTACCAGACCTAACACTTTGGTACCTAACCGACGCACCTCTTCCATTTCAGATGCATTTACTTCGCTCACTTCCATGATATTATTCAAACAAATGTAATCAATACTGTCGGGCATATCAGTAAGATGTTGGCTGCGCGAGGTTGGAATAGTGCTGACATTGTCAATGGAAGTAATCACAACCTGATGTTCCGATGTCTTGAATTCATTCAAAGACTTTACGTATTGAGCGTAAAGTTCAGGGTTCTGTTCCTCAATAGTTGCCGTATTTAGTTTAAGACTTTCTACACCTGTCCAGTCGGAACAAGATGCTACAGCAACCAGTATCATTGCAGAAAACAATGTTTTGAATATACTATTTCTCTTCATATTCATTAAATTTCTTTTGATATAATTATTTGCAATCCCACCAAACATGAGTAGCCATTGAGTCTCCTTTTTTAGTCTTAGACTCTTGAGCCAAAGTCAAAACAGCAGCCTCTACGCTTTCTTTATTTTCACGATATTCATCGGTCGGATATGGCATACGGCGCGCACCTTCTGTATCATCAACAATACCACTGCTGGCATTTGCCGCCATCGGCATCAACTTTGGATATCCCGTACGTCGATATTCAGACCACGATTCCATACCATTCGGGAAATTGGCAATCCATTTCTGAGTAATAATCTGTTCAAGACTTTTCTCAAAGTCACCACCGGTCCATGCTACCGTAACATCGGTATTAATCGAACCGGAATAATCATAAGTCTGCCCGCTCTGCCCTTTTAACGGATCTTTGTAGACTTCTACTTTTCCTGTATTCGCCAAATAGCTTTCTACTCCACTACTAATATTGTTTTCTTCAAATGACAAACGGATACCTGCTTCATAAAAGTCTCTCGGGGAACCTCCCATATTCCATCCACGAAGAGCTCCTTCAGCACGTAAGAAAGCAACTTCTGAAGCACGGAATACCACAATGTTATCACTTGCAGCTACTTTCATACAAGAAGAACCTTGTGACCAGGAATTATACTGCCCCTGTAAAATACCCCGACGCAATCCGATATAACCTTCTTTTCCCGTATATGCATCTCCTGATACGGAACCAAAAGTACTTTTGCCATAATAGGCTTCACGACGAGGGTCATTATAACCATTCATGTAACAAGTTAAATCGGCCGAGATTCGTGCGTCAGACCATAGTACCATAAAACGTTGCCACGGATTGTGATCGGCAACTTTGCGATAAGCACCGTCAGAGGCGGTAGTCATTACGCCTGCTTCTACAGCTTCTTCAGCCAATTGCTGCGATGTTTTTCCGTTCACATTGAATCCTGCTACGTAACAAGTACGCATCGCCATTCTAAGCTTCAGAGAGTTGGCAAACTTGCACCATGCTAATGTATTACCATTATATATTCTGTCCGCACTTGAACTGAAACTCTGGCTGGCATATTTACTCAATACTGAGATAACATGATCCAAATCCTCGAACATCTTAGTATAAACAGCTTGCTGAGAATCATAAGGGGATTTGATTGCGTTAGCGGCTCCCACCTGTGAATAAGGAATAGGACCATAGGTATCTGTTACACGTAACATAACAACAATGCGATATAGCTCAGCCAATGATAAGAATAATTCATCATCACTCTGATTCTTCAAA contains these protein-coding regions:
- a CDS encoding transposase, which produces MAKIQKISEIHPTLGFTEFDILEKCRKSFHESELGRLHSVFPFDRMAKAAGLSEQRLGRRNIFSPSAKIALMVLKAYTGFSDRKLVEHLNGNIHYQMFCGIMIPPSLPITNFKIVSAIRNEIASRLDIDSFQEILASHWKPYLDNLHVCMTDATCYESHMRFPTDMKLLWESIEWLYSHICRHCRDLGIRRPRNKYRNVAESYLSYCKKRKRRASRTRMLKRRMIKLLEKLLSQRDGLHSEYGALLRYTQDYHKRLSIIRKVLVQEKEMFEGRKVSDRIISIDRHYVRPIVRGKETKSVEFGAKVNNIQIDGISFIEHLSFKAFNEGIRLKDCIRMQQKLMNVRVRCVAADSIYANNANRKFCTKYGISTSFVRKGREGKDEPLRKVLRSELSKERATRLEGSFGTQKQHYSLARIKARNKKTEILWIFFGIHTANAILMIDKIRNRTGKAA
- a CDS encoding BACON domain-containing protein — translated: MDFLKNIMITLLAATLLWGCSDDDESIDGGETAISLSTYTIQADKNGGDITVTVTSSGDWRLAGVCDWAHPSVTSGKDGDVVTFTIDPNTLDEKRTATFKFFTGSAVAPLQVEVLPGYMIDLLSDDHLSISREENAIQIRLNTNVAEPVITYSEGGEEWLAFDRRSDFGGKVTLSFKAAKNETYKERSATITISSPLVTNPVNVSVNQKRTEAIIPETDVLMYDLSARTISFKVRYNVEYTASIVQGDEWMTAQSVSQPQVGDDGLTTVTLTYTLSGATDTRGGLVWITNTDNTLISEVVVVQKDPDAELVNIPDQKLRELVVKNNWALSIAGSQCIILEAGRNATTLSNSSYYSQLTDLTGIENFPNLTSLNLGYCTNMKKLDISGLHKVESLSVSSVGYCEEYNLGDNPIRSFNAGGVYGYLSVESLKFSSSKLESLDLSLISWYASYDNVTSIDVSECPMLTTLNANRSGKVKTLYLKKGQDIPNLIKNDATTIVYK
- a CDS encoding BT_3987 domain-containing protein encodes the protein MINNIKHSFLPLAMFAMTIFTSCEDDIVVGSRIDESPYLTSTQLNGLLLDENTNKNSSVVELRHNEYSTNVVFRLSKLPQKGVDVQIAVDESYVSTYNAAHETDFKAFPATNVKIANNGTFVLAPDDRNTPSVKVTFTAFEGMKEDETYIIPLTVTSTTEGVTFTESSKHMVLLVQDYRNRPNTNKGEDAVQMVLYFEVNDTNPLNALEFLTESGKYYFDHIVLFAANINWDPEKKRVYLSNNENVQFLLDNNDKYLQPLRKAGMKVIISVLGNHDETGVAQLSDMGAKEFARELAAYCRAYNLDGVAFDDEYSKSPDLSNPWLASHSAYAGSRLMYECKVAMPEKIVSLYNLGAMYSNGLQVIDGVDPGQYCDYAVADYGGAASPGLGMTLKQCGGMSIELRRGSGNSSELTARSKKEAGYGYYMFFALDPSLYRSQVPRCRSVCRGLYGEELVYPRYYYSKNSTERKAL
- a CDS encoding DUF1735 and LamG domain-containing protein translates to MKLNNLIITALAGFSVFLGSCRNYDENEQHYDNKLFISASNFTKEILFKAGDTNVEAGISVAIAKPEEHDIMVTMAPAPELLSTYKMAYYDESAILLPEEHYSMPETTTSIKSGSIVSPEVFIEFINTGELDLKTTYVLPVTIKSVEGIGVLQSAKTYYYVFRGASLINVVCNINRNRAYPDFNNDSKFNHLTEQTMEILFKATSFPNTLNTLMGIEGNYLLRIGDAGVPANQLQVATSGGNCTSTDLQFESNKWYHLAVTFNRGVIKVYVNGVEKLSDSVSKTSVNLGAKHTNEEDGSRCFWVGYSYSSDRYFDGVVSEARIWNRVLTAEEIQSTNHFYTVEPDSEGLIAYWKFNEGSGTVAKDYSASGYDLTIENEPNWVSVSLPQ
- a CDS encoding glycoside hydrolase family 18 is translated as MKRNSIFKTLFSAMILVAVASCSDWTGVESLKLNTATIEEQNPELYAQYVKSLNEFKTSEHQVVITSIDNVSTIPTSRSQHLTDMPDSIDYICLNNIMEVSEVNASEMEEVRRLGTKVLGLVDFDKIESAWKRILDEEAANVQTVSDETENEGEEEPVDNATRFIEYCKDEAAKQVAASSALGVDGIIANYTGFDLNSLVEENEIAAETARQAAFFDVVSNWKASNTDKTIIFKGSPQNVIDKKLFADCKYIIVNAHAAKNLNEMSYLVLMASAKDVPTDRFVIGVTTPYLTNSGSYNGKLSDGSSAIIGAAQWAVSKTSEYTKTGISIDAAEKDYFNVVNIYPNIKEAINILSPTVK
- a CDS encoding SusD/RagB family nutrient-binding outer membrane lipoprotein, yielding MKKNTIVQFIVAGLFLFSATACTGNFEDYNKNPHEPDQNDMGVDWYLVRSLALNLQDLMIPEQENFSQYVDCLMAGGFSGYVADSNLGTGWSGRYATYNPSDDWKKVPFNDFYSKFYPDYFNLKNQSDDELFLSLAELYRIVVMLRVTDTYGPIPYSQVGAANAIKSPYDSQQAVYTKMFEDLDHVISVLSKYASQSFSSSADRIYNGNTLAWCKFANSLKLRMAMRTCYVAGFNVNGKTSQQLAEEAVEAGVMTTASDGAYRKVADHNPWQRFMVLWSDARISADLTCYMNGYNDPRREAYYGKSTFGSVSGDAYTGKEGYIGLRRGILQGQYNSWSQGSSCMKVAASDNIVVFRASEVAFLRAEGALRGWNMGGSPRDFYEAGIRLSFEENNISSGVESYLANTGKVEVYKDPLKGQSGQTYDYSGSINTDVTVAWTGGDFEKSLEQIITQKWIANFPNGMESWSEYRRTGYPKLMPMAANASSGIVDDTEGARRMPYPTDEYRENKESVEAAVLTLAQESKTKKGDSMATHVWWDCK